From the Caldalkalibacillus thermarum genome, the window TATAAAGCTGAGAAAACAGTTCTAAATGCACCTTTTCATCATCTAATGCATGCTGAATTGCCTGTCTGTGTCTTTCATTTGGCGCCATCTGTATTAATCTCGAGTAAAAATCAATGGCTTGAGCTTCTCCTACAATTCCATTCATGATGGATGCTAACAAGGTTTGAAACTCGCCTTGTATCCTGTAGTCTGGCATGGGGTATGACATAGAAATGGGTTGCGAGGTTGAATAGGTCATTTGGGGATGTAACGGTTGAGAGGGATAATGGGACGGGTTCTGAGGACTTGAAGCAAGCCAATAGTTAGTGTTTGGATACGCATGTTGGTGGTACATCTGTATTCTCCTCCCCTGACTTAACATTTTCAATGCCAGTATATTCGTCTATTTCTATTATGTCCGCCCAATAATAGGCATTTGTGTTGATGGAATGACATGCCTCCGTAACATCTGGTGGAGGCATGTCAGCTTGGAAAAAAGTTATGGATGTTCACTGTTCATTGTTCAAAAGAAAACTCCGCCAGCCTGATCGCAATTTCATCTTCAAGATCCTTTGGACTACTGCCCATATAGTTATTCAATAAAATGGCAAACGTTAATGGATGTCCATCAGCTGTGGTCACATAGCCGCATAATGATGTTTTGGCCGTCAATGATCCTGTTTTGGCCCTCACATTGCCAGCAGCAGCTGTATCCCGCATACGATTGCGCAGGGTTCCGCCAACCATTCGTTCACTTATGCCAGCAACTGGCAACGACCCAAGAAATACATCGAACCATGGCTCCTCTTGCACCATATAGAGCAGATGAGTTAAATCTTTGGCCGCAATCATGTTCAAATGAGACATTCCAGAACCATCTCTGAGCCGGATCGCTTCATTTTTAAGTCCAATTGAGGCAATATAATTAGATACGACCTCTAATCCTTTTGACCAGCTTCCCTCATCATGGATCACTTTACCCATCTCTTTGACCAAAATTTCGGCATGTCCGTTATTGCTTAACTTCATAAAAGGAATAAAAAGCTCAGATAGAGGCATAGATTTCCTGGTGATTAAAGGAGTTGCATCTTCTGGAGTGGCTGCATAAACTTGATCATCTCCAAGTATGCGAATTCCAGTTTGTTGAAGAGACTGTCTGAGTAAATCCAAAGCATATCCAGTCGGCTCCCAAACGTTCACCCAGGTTCTGTACTGCAGACCGTTGTGCGGTATGGTTCCCTCGACTACGATGTGATTATGTCCGTGTTGCCGCTGGATTGAAATGCTCCTGGGTCCGCCTTGTTCTACCGTTTCAGTATTGTTTATGATGGTGACGTAATTTGTTTCACTTACCTCCGACAGAAGTCTCCCACTTCTAAGCGAAGCGAAAGTGGGAGATGAATGTCGGTTTGATGTAGCCCTCAAAATGAAATGTTTCGCTATCCTAACGACCATGAACATCTATGCCCATGCCTTAGAGGAAGCCGACAGGGCAGCAGCGGAAAAGTTTGACACGCTGTTTAAAACAAAAAAAGAACAGGCTTAGTGGTGGCAGCATTTTCTGCCACCAATTTGCCACCAATCAGCCTGTTTCACAAGATTTATGTAACTGTATTATAACAAAAAATCCTTGATATCAAGCGGTTTTTATGGTGACTCGGGGCGGGCTCGAACCGCCGACCCCCACCCTGTCAAGATGGTGCTCTCCCGACTGAGCTACCGAGTCACATCATTGATTTTTAATCTGCCTTGCGGCGACATTGAATATATTAGCACGCAAAAATGAAGTTGTCAACACCTTGACTAAGATTTGTTGTTCGTCTGTGATATTGTCATATTGTAACGCGTCAGTGAAAATGTCACTATGGGACAGGAGAAGATTACAATGAGCAAAAAAGAACTGATGCGTTACAAGGTCGTTAGTCGGTGGATTGATGGTCTCATAACAGGGAGTGAAGCTGCTGAACTGTTGAATTTAAGCTATCGCCAGGTTTGCCGCCTGAAAAAACGCATACTTGAGGAGGGAGAAACTGGGGTCATACACAAAAACAAAGGGCGCAAACCGGCTCATGCCTTGGATGATGAAGTCCGCCAAAGGATTCTATAACTTCATCAAAGTGAACGATACAAAAACTGTAATGATGTTCATTTTGCTGAATTATTGGCCAAATATGAAGGGATAGAGGTTAGCCCTTCTACCGTACGTCGCATACGCCTTGCGGCCCGGATCAAAGCCAAGCGCAAACGCCGGCCTGCAAAGGCCCATCGTCCGCGAAAAAGGAAACCCCAGGCCGGCATGCTGGTTCAGATGGATGGCAGTTTTCATCGTTGGCTGGAGGACCGGGCCGAACCCATGTGTCTTTTGGCCGCTATTGATGATGCCACAGGAAGAATTGTGGCCGCTGTTTTCCGTCCACAGGAGGACACTGAAGGATATTTCCTCTTAACCCGGCAAATGATTGAACGGGAGGGCATCCCAATGAGTATCTATTCCGATCGGCACATGATCTTCCGTTCCCCTCATGACAAGCTCACGATTGAGCAAGAACTGGCAGGGGAGTCCAAGCCATTGTCGCAATTTGGCCAAGCACTGAGAGATCTTGGCATTGAACACATCCAGGCCCATACCCCACAAGCCAAGGGACGGATAGAACGGCTGTTTGAAAGACTGCAGGACCGCTGGGTGATTGAATTACGTCTTCGAGGTGTGGATTCCATTGAGAAAGCCAATCGTGTTTTGCCCGAGCTCATCGAGGAACACAACCAAGCTTTTGCTGTTGAACCGACGGATCCCCATAGCGCTTTTGTTCCGCTGGAACAACCCCAACCAGATTTAGATCTGATTTTATGCTACCGTCATTGGCGCACTTTAGGAACGGGGCACACACTGTCCTTTGATCACAAAACCTATGTCGTTGCTGAGGACAGTCAGAAAACCGTTATTCCACCCAAATCACGCGTAGAGGTGCGCCAGACACTGGATGGAAGACTCTTTTTGTGGTACAAGGGCAAAGCCTGTGCGCTGAAGGAAATACCCAAACCTAAACGCCAGGCTGCCCCGTCAAAACAAAAAGCGGGCTCAGAGCGAAAGCCCCATAAGCCTGACGAAAATCATCCTTGGCGGAAACCACTGTTTAACTCAAATAAAAGCACCAGAGACTGCCAGGTGTAGTCAGACAGCGCCAAGCTGATACAGGGACCTTCATCCCTTAATGACCATACAGCCTGAGCAGCGAACGAAATCAAGGGCGAGTGCAACGAGGGCGAAAGCCTTTACCCTTGATTTCGTGAGCGTAACAGGCTAGTCTTGTGCAAGGGATGAAGGTATCAATATGACATTTTCACTGATGCTTGACACTAATCCTTTACTAGGGTAGTAAAAATTAAATGATTTAATAAAACAGTTATTTTTTTAGGAAGGCACAACCTTGTGTTTTCCCTTTAGATATATCTAGTCCTACGACGGGTTTCATCTTAATCTCCTTTCTGATTTATTGCCGGTAGGCCCACTCATAATTCCAGTTCCACAGATTCGCACTAGATACGAGATCATTGTCTCAACCAGCTCAAACATGGTAACTACAATAGTGAGTGAACAGTTTGTGTAACGGGATCTTGGTCCCTAATATTTTATCGTTCTGCCCGGCTATTGTAATCTTATATCAATTAATAAGGGTCAACCAGCATAAAACTGGTTAACCTGATGATACGAAAACATGTTTATAAACTCTTTATTGGTTACCATAGTTTGTTGTGGTCAAACACCAGTAATTTAAAAAACGGCTTCCGATTTTGGCAGTGTCTAAATTTTGAAAATTACATTGATGATGAAGCTTGTTGTTGGTTAAACTTGTATGAACGTAATGATTTTTGTTGGAACGCTATTAGTCCTGCAACTAGGTATAACACTCCGCAAAGTAAGTAGATATTTTGAACACCGATTAAATCTGCTAAATAACCAACGATAAGTACGTTAATGCTTTGCCATGGTGTTAAGAAAGCGTTACGTGCGGCCATAATTCCGGCTCTACGTTGAGCAGGAATAGCATCCTGCAATACTGTAACTTGGAAAATTGATCTTGCTTGGTATATTGGCCCCATAAGAACACATAAAAGTACAGCAATTATAGGTAATGAATTTATGGAGAAAAGAATGGTAAATACCCCCATTGATAAACCAGATAAACCAATCATTAATCCAATACTATTTGAGAACGTTCGCGCATTAAATGTTACAATGAAACTGCCTATTATAGCACCTAAAAAGTAGCTAGCATTGAGAAAACCCCACCACTCTTCTCCGGCATCTAGAATAACAGTTGCAAACGCTAATAGTAATGCCGAAGTCCAAATAGCATTTGAAAAGCCTTCTATGGTTTCCATTATAGTGATACTTCTAACAACCGGTATTCTCCATACCTCTATCCATGCAGGTACCTTATTTTCCTGGGATTGGTCTTTGTTTTCTTTTTCATCAAGCTTTATAAAGTAGACGGTAATCCCCGACGAAATATATGCAAGGCAAATTATTAAAATGATGTAGGGGAACCATATAAAAGCAATTAATATACCACCTAGTGCCCACCCCGCTGCCATTAACATTTGTTGAATCATAACTAACGTTCCATTGGCTTTTACATATTGATCGTTTGAAACAATTAAAGGTAGGAGGGCGAATCTAGCTGGATTATACCAGGCATTTATAAAAGAATTAATAATAATCGCCCCAAATAATCCTATCAATCCGACATATGTTTCAATAGTTAAGAAATATCCTATTAAAGCTGATAAAAACGCTCTCGCCCATCCAGCAAAATGAATTATGTTTTTCATTGAATAGCGGTCAATAATTTTAGACGCAATTAATCCGCTTATAAATAGTGATAGTGACATTATTGCAAGAACAGAAGCAGATCCCACAATTGAATTAGTCATTTTATAAACTTGTACCATTACAACGACTTGTAATAAAATATGTGCTAATGCATTAAATGTTTGTGATAACCACAATTTTACGAAGTTTACTTGTTTCCATATTGGTATTTGCGTGTTTTCCATCCATATCCTCCTAAAAGCCACACATGAATTTGGACAGCAGCGCATTCAATCAAGCAGCCGTTATATGTCTCCAGAGAAATTTTTGAGAAGCACAAACAAGGATTTAAACTCTGCACAAGAAGTGCATGATAATCCGCAATACAATCGTTTTGTTTCGTCATAAAAACCCTGAAGTTTGTCCGGGAGCTAATCAAGGACGTGGATACGTTACTCTTGATGAAATGGACTCCAGTATGACGAAACAATGTGAATTTCATGGACACATCTTAGTTAAGTCCCTTACAATAAAACTAGGAGAGGATGTGTCCGTGATTAAACGTAAGAAAAAACCATCGTTGATCTCTATACACAGGGACCCCAGTAAAAAGAATATATAGTCGTCTGGGATACTTAACTCCCCAGGCTGTTGAAGATCGATTGAAACAATCTGCTTAATACTTAACTTAATTGTATCCAAGATATTGACTCAATTCCAAGGTATCAATATGACATTTTTTCTGACGAATTAATATGACATTTTCACTGATGCTTGACAACACCTTGACTAAGATCTTTTTATTTCAATAGTCAACTGCTCTGACATATAATTCGTCAGTTTTGGTGTTATACTAACAAACAGAATGTTTGACAAAGGAGAATGAACGGTGATCTTTCACCCCTTGGATTTTTTAATCTTTGCGGCCTTTGGAGTGGCAATGTGGGCCCAAACACAGGTACAGGGCAAGTTTCAACACTACGCCAGAATACAAGCGTCTGCCGGATTAACAGGGGCGCAAGTCGCCCGCTACATTTTGGACAGGGAAGGACTCCAGCATGTAGCCGTGGAGCAATCCCCGTACGGCCCGCTTTCAGATCATTACGATCCCACTGTGCGCAAAGTGCGGTTGTCTGAACCTGTTTATCATGGCCGTTCCATTGCTGCGTTAGCCGTTGCAGCCCATGAAGTGGGACATGCGATTCAACACCGGGCCCGTTATCCCATGCTGGTCTTACGGCACCGGTTATTCCCCATAGCCAACCTGGGATCCAGAGTGGCTCCGTTTTTGCTTCTCGCCGGATTTTTACTGTACATCACTGAGTTAATTGGGCTAGGCATTATTTTCTTTTCTGGGGCAGTCCTCTTTCAAGTGGTGACATTACCTGTTGAGTTTAATGCCAGTGCCAGGGCAGAGAACAAACTGCTGGAAATGGGCCTGATTCGTCAGGAAGAAGTGCGGGGGGTCAAAAAGGTATTGCGCGCTGCAGCCTTAACTTATGTGGCCAGTACCCTCATCGCGGTTTTACAGCTGCTTAAATTTATTTTGATCTTCCGCGGCAGGCGGTAAAGTGCGCTTCATAAACTGTTTTTATTTATTCAAAGCTTTAGTCACTGTGATTCAGGACAAGCTGAACATCAGACTGGAAGGGATGTTTGATGCCGACAATGTATATCATGGTGGCATTGCCCCGTTCAGGAAAGTCAACCTACGTTGCCCAACATTTTCAGTCTTTGCCCAAGGTGTCGGCCGATCAGCTCAAAGTGTTGATTCATGGCCGACGGTCATCCAAACTGAGGTGGAGATACGTCAACAACGGGCCATACAAACGAACCAGGCAGACCTGATTCCCGTGATCGGGTGATAAGAACAACAAATGAGGCACATACTATTAGCACATAAAAAAACCAGAGGTGAGTATGTGGCGACCCAATGAACATTTTGCCCAGTTTGGGGGCGTTCATTTTATTAATAACGTTCCTCCAGAGGAGATTAACCGATTTGTGCGGGAACTTCCTGAAGCAAAAAGACAGCCTGTTTGAAGTGATCCTTTCAGAATCCAAAGCAGCCGGTTCTGGTATAAATTAAAGTAAGCTGATCAAGCCTTTAAAAGAGGAATGATCCCTATGTGGTCCTTTATCAAAACCCTGTTTGAGCGCTTTATGCGCCATGAGATTCCCGATCTGGCTGCCCAGCTCTCTTTTTATTTTTTATTGTCCCTGTTTCCGTTTTTGTTGTTTGCTATTACCTTGTTGGCTTACTTGCCCCTTTCAACAGACTATGTGCTGTTCATGATCGGTCAGTATCTTCCTATGGAGTCCACGGATCTGGTGGAAGAGAATATCCGGCGTGTCCTGGATGTGCAGCGACCCGAACTGCTCTCCTTCAGCTTGCTGTTTGCCTTATGGTCTGCCTCTCACGGCAGTTATGCCATTATGCGCGCCTTAAACAGGGCCTATGATGTGGAAGAGGAACGTTCGTTCATCAGGGCCAGAGTCGTGGCGGTTTTACTTATTTTAGGGATGTTTGTTGTTTTTCTTGTCGCTCTGATTCTCCCGGTCTTTGGCCGTGCGTTGGGGCTGGCTTTGTTCCATGTCGTGGGTTTGTCGGATGAATTTTTAAGGATGTGGCATGTGATCCGCTGGTGGATCAGCTTATTTGTCATCGTACTGGTTTTTATGTATTTGTATATACTCGCTCCCAACACAACCCTCCGTTTGCGTGAGGTGTGGATCGGAGCGGTGGTGGCTGCCATGGGCTGGCATCTGATTTCACTGGGTTTTTCCTACTATGTGGACAATTTTGCCAACTTTACAGCCATGTACGGCGGGATCGGCGGTGTTGTGGTCTTTATGTTATGGTTGTATCTGGCCGGGATGATGCTGCTCTTGGGTGGAGAAATTAATTCAACATTAAAGCTGATCAGAAGAAGCGGTTCATAACAAAGAAGATGAGACAGGGTCATGGTTTCCGTTTTTCCCCTTGCAGAGCAAGGGGTTTTTTTCGTTCGAAAATATGTTCCCTGACAAATTGGTGTCGTCATGGTATGGTTTAATATAGAAGGCTAAGAGATCGTCAAGGGAGGGAGCAGCCATTTCTCTGCGGTTGATTCTTGGCCGGGCAGGAAGTGGGAAAACCACATTTTGCCTGGAAGAAATCAAAGGAAAATTACTGGAAGATCCGGCAGGCAGTCCAATTATTTATCTGGTCCCGGAACAAATGACTTTCCAATCGGAGTATAAATTAATCCGCTCCAAAGCGGTCAAA encodes:
- a CDS encoding ferritin family protein, encoding MYHQHAYPNTNYWLASSPQNPSHYPSQPLHPQMTYSTSQPISMSYPMPDYRIQGEFQTLLASIMNGIVGEAQAIDFYSRLIQMAPNERHRQAIQHALDDEKVHLELFSQLYTDLSGQQPQYTFNPVQFQTYQEGLYKAYEGELEAYEEYRNVYLFTMDQRVRDVFLRAFTDEIEHAIRFSFLFFDQKL
- the dacB gene encoding D-alanyl-D-alanine carboxypeptidase/D-alanyl-D-alanine endopeptidase, translated to MFMVVRIAKHFILRATSNRHSSPTFASLRSGRLLSEVSETNYVTIINNTETVEQGGPRSISIQRQHGHNHIVVEGTIPHNGLQYRTWVNVWEPTGYALDLLRQSLQQTGIRILGDDQVYAATPEDATPLITRKSMPLSELFIPFMKLSNNGHAEILVKEMGKVIHDEGSWSKGLEVVSNYIASIGLKNEAIRLRDGSGMSHLNMIAAKDLTHLLYMVQEEPWFDVFLGSLPVAGISERMVGGTLRNRMRDTAAAGNVRAKTGSLTAKTSLCGYVTTADGHPLTFAILLNNYMGSSPKDLEDEIAIRLAEFSFEQ
- a CDS encoding MFS transporter — translated: MENTQIPIWKQVNFVKLWLSQTFNALAHILLQVVVMVQVYKMTNSIVGSASVLAIMSLSLFISGLIASKIIDRYSMKNIIHFAGWARAFLSALIGYFLTIETYVGLIGLFGAIIINSFINAWYNPARFALLPLIVSNDQYVKANGTLVMIQQMLMAAGWALGGILIAFIWFPYIILIICLAYISSGITVYFIKLDEKENKDQSQENKVPAWIEVWRIPVVRSITIMETIEGFSNAIWTSALLLAFATVILDAGEEWWGFLNASYFLGAIIGSFIVTFNARTFSNSIGLMIGLSGLSMGVFTILFSINSLPIIAVLLCVLMGPIYQARSIFQVTVLQDAIPAQRRAGIMAARNAFLTPWQSINVLIVGYLADLIGVQNIYLLCGVLYLVAGLIAFQQKSLRSYKFNQQQASSSM
- a CDS encoding zinc metallopeptidase yields the protein MIFHPLDFLIFAAFGVAMWAQTQVQGKFQHYARIQASAGLTGAQVARYILDREGLQHVAVEQSPYGPLSDHYDPTVRKVRLSEPVYHGRSIAALAVAAHEVGHAIQHRARYPMLVLRHRLFPIANLGSRVAPFLLLAGFLLYITELIGLGIIFFSGAVLFQVVTLPVEFNASARAENKLLEMGLIRQEEVRGVKKVLRAAALTYVASTLIAVLQLLKFILIFRGRR
- a CDS encoding YihY/virulence factor BrkB family protein; translated protein: MIPMWSFIKTLFERFMRHEIPDLAAQLSFYFLLSLFPFLLFAITLLAYLPLSTDYVLFMIGQYLPMESTDLVEENIRRVLDVQRPELLSFSLLFALWSASHGSYAIMRALNRAYDVEEERSFIRARVVAVLLILGMFVVFLVALILPVFGRALGLALFHVVGLSDEFLRMWHVIRWWISLFVIVLVFMYLYILAPNTTLRLREVWIGAVVAAMGWHLISLGFSYYVDNFANFTAMYGGIGGVVVFMLWLYLAGMMLLLGGEINSTLKLIRRSGS